A section of the Sceloporus undulatus isolate JIND9_A2432 ecotype Alabama chromosome 3, SceUnd_v1.1, whole genome shotgun sequence genome encodes:
- the PRXL2A gene encoding peroxiredoxin-like 2A: MCSQLEVESFSVAMWTIGLGAIGAAVTGIILANTDLFLSKAEKASLDFLEEIDLKTIGAGEQRTFKAEELWKKNGAVIMAVRRPGUFLCREEAAELSSLKPQLDQLGVRLYAVVKENIGTEVADFQPYFKGEIFLDEKKQFYGPQKRKMLFMGFIRCSVWRNFFRAWKSGYTGNLDGEGFVLGGVFVVGPGKQGVLLEHREKEFGDKVSLDAVLEAVKKIKPQPSEQKK, encoded by the exons ATGTGCTCACAGCTGGAAGTGGAGTCCTTCTCTGTGGCAATGTGGACCATTGGGCTTGGAGCCATTGGGGCTGCTGTGACAGGGATAATCCTTGCCAATACAGATTTATTTCTATCTAAAGCAGAAAAGGCCTCACTGGATTTTCTGGAGGAAATAGATCTGAAGACTATTGGAGCAG GAGAGCAAAGAACCTTCAAAGCAGAGGAGCTGTGGAAGAAGAATGGCGCTGTCATCATGGCAGTGCGTCGACCTGGATGATTTTTATGCAGAGAG GAGGCTGCTGAGCTGTCCTCTCTGAAGCCTCAGCTTGACCAGCTGGGCGTCCGTCTATATGCTGTTGTGAAAGAGAACATTGGGACTGAAGTGGCGGATTTTCAGCCATATTTCAAAGGGGAAATATTTCTGGATGAAAAG AAACAATTCTATGGACCTCAGAAAAGAAAGATGTTGTTCATGGGCTTTATTCGCTGCAGTGTGTGGAGGAATTTCTTCCGTGCATGGAAGAGTGGATATACTGGCAACTTGGATGGAGAAGGCTTTGTTCTTGGAGGAGTTTTTGTAGTTGGTCCTGGAAAACAG GGAGTTCTGCTAGAGCACCGTGAGAAAGAATTTGGAGACAAAGTGAGCCTTGATGCTGTCCTTGAAGCTGTCAAGAAGATCAAGCCGCAACCTTCAGAACAGAAGAAATAA